A genome region from Streptomyces pratensis includes the following:
- a CDS encoding glycogen debranching N-terminal domain-containing protein, whose protein sequence is MNGTADTTLVRAGTFAVLGADGGVSGRRGTSPDGLFHRDARHLSRWTLIVDGASPAVLVPSDGGTAGLCVLTPPGTRDEPAAYSVFREQAVDTGVLTERLRLVNNRPAPVSAVLSVTADADFADQFELRSDKRRYAKADALRTASTHTDGVTFSYRRGEWLSRTAVCSSPAPAAVRPVDAQGTAHRLDWHLELPAHGSAELLLTVTAYAHGAPAPALTGSPAEAVAGHAADTSAFVDAPLPMPPDAPEGLAAACARGLSDLAALRVPATGPDGEHVRVPAAGIPWFLTLFGRDSLFTSLFALPYRPELAEGTLRALAATQGTEYDTGRGEQPGRIVHEIRHGELAHFRQVPYGRYYGSVDATPLFLVLLHGYTEATGDRTLAARLEHQARAAVAWMFRDGGLDDSGYLVYSPDPQGLVNQNWKDSEGAICFLDGTQAEGPIAVAEAQGYAYDALLRTAWLARSLWDDAPYAERLEDAAADLRVRFLRDFWMPGPDFPALALDGRGRQVDSLASDAGHLLWSGILDERHAQRVGRRLLEPDFFSGWAIRTLASGQPGYHPLSYHRGTSWPHDNAVILLGLARCGLADEARTVALGLLEASAHHGHRLPEVMAGYSRAQHPRPVPYPHSCSPQAWAAATPLAVLTALREVDQLPDPGVGP, encoded by the coding sequence GTGAACGGCACAGCGGACACCACCCTGGTCCGCGCGGGCACCTTCGCCGTGCTCGGGGCCGACGGGGGTGTGAGCGGCCGCCGCGGCACCTCCCCCGACGGTCTGTTCCATCGCGACGCCCGGCACTTGAGCCGGTGGACGCTGATCGTCGACGGTGCCTCGCCGGCCGTGCTGGTGCCGTCGGACGGCGGGACGGCCGGACTCTGCGTACTCACTCCCCCGGGGACCCGGGACGAACCTGCTGCCTACAGCGTGTTCCGCGAACAGGCCGTGGACACAGGTGTGCTGACGGAGCGACTCCGGCTGGTCAACAACCGGCCCGCACCGGTCTCGGCCGTGCTCTCCGTGACCGCGGACGCCGACTTCGCCGACCAGTTCGAGCTGCGCTCCGACAAGCGCCGGTACGCGAAGGCCGACGCCCTGCGCACCGCGAGCACCCACACGGACGGGGTCACCTTCTCCTACCGGCGCGGCGAGTGGCTGTCCCGTACGGCGGTGTGCTCGTCCCCCGCCCCGGCAGCCGTCCGGCCCGTCGACGCACAGGGCACGGCCCACCGGCTCGACTGGCACCTGGAGCTGCCCGCCCATGGCTCGGCCGAACTCCTGCTCACCGTCACGGCGTACGCGCACGGCGCTCCCGCGCCTGCCCTGACCGGCTCACCGGCGGAAGCCGTCGCGGGACACGCGGCGGACACGTCGGCCTTCGTGGACGCGCCGCTCCCCATGCCACCGGACGCACCCGAGGGCCTGGCCGCGGCCTGCGCGCGCGGACTGAGCGATCTGGCGGCGCTGCGGGTTCCGGCCACCGGCCCCGACGGCGAACACGTGCGTGTGCCGGCGGCCGGCATCCCCTGGTTCCTCACGCTCTTCGGGCGGGACTCCCTCTTCACCTCGCTCTTCGCGCTGCCCTACCGGCCGGAGCTGGCGGAGGGGACCCTGCGGGCGCTCGCGGCGACCCAGGGGACGGAGTACGACACCGGCCGGGGCGAACAGCCGGGACGCATCGTCCACGAGATCCGGCACGGCGAACTGGCCCACTTCCGCCAGGTCCCGTACGGGCGTTACTACGGTTCGGTGGACGCCACCCCGCTCTTCCTGGTGCTCCTGCACGGCTACACCGAGGCCACGGGTGACCGCACACTCGCCGCCCGCCTGGAACACCAGGCGCGGGCCGCCGTGGCCTGGATGTTCCGTGACGGCGGACTGGACGACAGCGGCTACCTGGTCTACTCGCCCGACCCGCAGGGTCTGGTGAACCAGAACTGGAAGGACTCCGAGGGCGCCATCTGCTTCCTCGACGGCACCCAGGCCGAGGGGCCGATAGCCGTGGCGGAGGCACAGGGGTACGCGTACGACGCACTGCTGCGTACCGCGTGGCTGGCCCGCTCGCTGTGGGACGACGCCCCGTACGCGGAGCGGCTCGAGGACGCCGCCGCAGATCTGCGGGTCCGGTTCCTGCGGGACTTCTGGATGCCCGGACCCGACTTCCCCGCCCTCGCTCTCGACGGCCGGGGCAGGCAGGTCGACTCGCTGGCTTCGGACGCCGGGCATCTTCTGTGGTCCGGCATCCTGGACGAACGGCACGCACAGCGCGTGGGACGGCGTCTGCTGGAACCGGACTTCTTCTCGGGCTGGGCCATCCGTACGCTGGCGTCCGGTCAGCCCGGATACCATCCCCTCTCGTATCACCGGGGCACGTCCTGGCCGCACGACAACGCGGTCATCCTGCTCGGCCTGGCGCGGTGCGGTCTGGCGGACGAGGCCCGAACGGTCGCCCTGGGGCTGCTGGAGGCGTCGGCGCACCACGGCCACCGGCTTCCCGAGGTCATGGCGGGCTACTCCCGTGCCCAGCACCCCCGCCCGGTGCCGTATCCACACTCCTGCTCACCGCAGGCCTGGGCGGCGGCGACGCCTCTGGCCGTTCTCACGGCGCTGCGGGAGGTGGACCAGCTCCCGGACCCCGGCGTCGGGCCGTAG
- a CDS encoding dihydrofolate reductase family protein produces the protein MRLVVQEFLTLDGVSQGPGSPDEDRSDGFDQGGWFVPHMDEEFEAVAAAWLGKADALLFGRRTYENFARDWPKMTEHPFAPLMNGLPKYVASRSLETAGWKPTTVLNGDVASQVAELKRQPGRDLQIHGSSTLAQSLLAAGLVDELRLVIAPVVVGRGRRLFPDGGAPAGLRLVSHRTTPRGLSVHVFESTGSPEHGSYGAGA, from the coding sequence ATGAGGCTTGTCGTACAGGAGTTCCTGACCCTGGACGGTGTGTCCCAGGGCCCGGGGTCCCCCGACGAGGACCGGAGCGACGGCTTCGACCAGGGTGGCTGGTTCGTGCCGCACATGGACGAGGAGTTCGAGGCTGTGGCGGCAGCCTGGCTCGGCAAGGCCGACGCGCTGCTCTTCGGCCGCCGCACCTACGAGAACTTCGCACGGGACTGGCCGAAGATGACCGAGCACCCTTTCGCGCCTCTCATGAACGGCCTGCCCAAGTACGTCGCGTCCCGCAGCCTGGAGACGGCCGGGTGGAAACCGACAACCGTCCTGAACGGAGATGTGGCCTCCCAGGTCGCCGAGCTCAAACGGCAGCCCGGCCGGGACCTGCAGATCCACGGCAGCTCCACTCTGGCCCAGTCGCTGCTGGCCGCGGGCCTGGTCGACGAACTCCGGCTCGTGATCGCCCCGGTGGTCGTGGGCCGTGGCCGACGGCTCTTCCCGGACGGCGGTGCCCCGGCCGGCCTGCGACTCGTCAGCCACAGGACGACACCGCGGGGGCTCTCGGTACACGTCTTCGAGTCGACGGGGTCGCCCGAGCACGGTTCTTACGGGGCCGGAGCCTAG